A window of the Mesorhizobium opportunistum WSM2075 genome harbors these coding sequences:
- the lepB gene encoding signal peptidase I: MSVADKSQKKSGGLGETVSVVVQALLLALVIRTLLFQPFSIPSGSMRPTLLEGDYLFVTKWSYGYSRYSLPFGPDIFSGRIWGSEPKRGDVVVFKFPPDPSVDYIKRVVGLPGDKIQMKDGQLFINGVGVPRVKTGQIDNPDVTEKDYPIDVYRETLPNGVSYDTLDLSPNSIGDNTREFDVPPGHYFMMGDNRDNSADSRFTVGYVPAENLVGRANLVFFSIAGKASPLEIWKWPSLMRASRLFHFVN; this comes from the coding sequence ATGAGCGTGGCTGATAAATCCCAGAAGAAATCCGGCGGGCTTGGCGAAACCGTCAGCGTCGTCGTCCAGGCGCTTTTGCTCGCCCTGGTCATCCGCACGCTCTTGTTCCAGCCCTTTTCGATCCCATCGGGATCGATGCGGCCGACGCTCCTGGAAGGCGACTATCTGTTCGTCACCAAGTGGTCCTACGGCTACTCGCGCTATTCGCTGCCTTTCGGCCCCGATATTTTTTCTGGCCGCATCTGGGGCTCCGAGCCCAAGCGCGGCGATGTCGTGGTGTTCAAGTTCCCGCCGGACCCTTCCGTTGACTACATCAAGCGCGTGGTCGGCCTGCCCGGCGACAAGATCCAGATGAAGGACGGCCAGTTGTTCATCAATGGCGTGGGCGTGCCGCGTGTGAAGACCGGCCAGATCGATAATCCCGACGTCACGGAAAAGGATTATCCGATCGACGTCTATCGTGAGACCCTGCCTAATGGTGTCAGCTACGACACGCTGGACCTGTCGCCGAATTCGATCGGCGACAACACCCGCGAATTCGACGTGCCGCCCGGCCATTATTTCATGATGGGCGACAACCGGGACAACTCCGCCGACAGTCGTTTCACGGTCGGCTATGTTCCGGCGGAAAACCTGGTTGGCCGCGCCAATCTCGTTTTCTTCTCGATCGCCGGCAAGGCAAGCCCACTCGAAATCTGGAAATGGCCGTCGCTGATGCGCGCGTCGCGCCTGTTCCACTTCGTCAATTAG
- the acpS gene encoding holo-ACP synthase, whose protein sequence is MIIGIGSDLIDIRRIEKSLERHGQRLIQRIYTEVEQARSENRRARAASYAKRFAAKEACAKALGTGLAQGVFWRDMGVVNLPSGAPTMALTGGALARLEKILPRGHRAAIHLTITDDFPLAQAFVIIEALPVEEAPH, encoded by the coding sequence ATGATCATTGGCATCGGCAGTGACCTGATCGATATCAGGCGCATCGAGAAGTCGCTGGAGCGCCACGGCCAGCGCCTCATCCAGAGAATCTACACCGAGGTCGAACAGGCGCGTTCGGAAAACCGGCGCGCCCGCGCGGCCTCCTACGCCAAGCGCTTCGCTGCCAAGGAGGCTTGCGCCAAGGCCTTGGGAACGGGTCTGGCGCAAGGCGTCTTCTGGCGCGACATGGGTGTCGTCAACCTGCCAAGCGGGGCGCCGACGATGGCGCTGACTGGCGGCGCACTGGCGCGGCTGGAAAAGATCCTGCCTCGGGGACATCGCGCGGCGATCCACCTCACCATCACGGATGATTTCCCGCTCGCTCAAGCCTTTGTGATCATCGAAGCGTTGCCCGTCGAAGAAGCGCCACATTGA
- a CDS encoding DUF2062 domain-containing protein has translation MLFRRRKPDGLLERVRTYLWPRRSFSRSLQYFSKRILRLKATPHAVAAGVAAGVFASFFPVGFHFAIAAIVCWLIAGNLVAAALGAVFFGNPLTFPLLWGASWETGKLILHERLPRHGPPAQLGDMMHTLSFAKLWHPVLEPMLIGAVPLGLVFGLLFYGITRWGMNAFREQRRKRLAERARRHGQSSHPTGSIGSAAR, from the coding sequence GTGCTTTTTCGTCGCCGCAAGCCGGATGGTCTTCTCGAGCGGGTGCGTACCTATCTGTGGCCGCGCCGCTCGTTTTCACGCTCGCTCCAGTATTTCTCCAAGCGCATCCTGCGGCTGAAGGCCACGCCGCACGCTGTGGCGGCCGGGGTCGCCGCCGGCGTCTTTGCATCGTTTTTCCCGGTGGGCTTCCATTTCGCCATTGCCGCTATCGTGTGCTGGCTGATCGCCGGCAATCTGGTGGCAGCCGCCCTCGGCGCGGTTTTCTTCGGCAATCCGTTGACCTTTCCCCTGTTGTGGGGCGCGTCCTGGGAAACCGGCAAGCTGATCCTGCATGAGCGTCTGCCCAGGCACGGACCGCCTGCGCAACTGGGCGACATGATGCATACGCTTTCGTTTGCGAAGCTGTGGCACCCCGTGCTGGAACCAATGCTGATCGGCGCCGTGCCGCTCGGGCTGGTGTTTGGCCTCTTGTTCTACGGCATCACGCGCTGGGGCATGAACGCTTTCCGCGAACAGCGTCGCAAGCGCCTTGCCGAGCGCGCACGCCGTCATGGCCAATCGTCCCATCCCACGGGAAGCATCGGCTCCGCCGCACGATGA
- a CDS encoding VOC family protein — MIVGIDHFVLTVASLDATCAFYQRVLGFERIDTPGQPTALAFGNQKINVHEIGRTFEPKARLPTAGSGDFCLITDRPLGEVIASLEANNVVVELGPVERTGARGPMMSVYFRDPDGNLVEVSEYLR, encoded by the coding sequence ATGATCGTTGGGATCGATCATTTCGTGTTGACGGTGGCGTCGCTCGACGCGACCTGCGCCTTTTATCAGCGCGTGCTGGGTTTTGAGCGCATCGATACGCCGGGCCAGCCGACAGCGCTGGCTTTTGGCAACCAGAAGATCAATGTCCACGAGATCGGTCGCACTTTCGAACCGAAGGCTAGGTTGCCGACGGCCGGATCCGGCGATTTCTGCCTGATCACCGATCGCCCGCTCGGCGAAGTCATCGCCAGTCTCGAGGCAAACAATGTGGTGGTGGAACTGGGGCCGGTCGAACGCACCGGCGCCCGCGGCCCGATGATGTCGGTCTATTTCCGCGACCCCGACGGCAACCTTGTCGAGGTCAGCGAATACCTGCGGTAG
- the pyrE gene encoding orotate phosphoribosyltransferase produces the protein MNTDEVLGIFREAGAVLEGHFILTSGLRSPVFLQKARVFMHADKTERLCKALATKIRAAVPGKIDYVVGPAIGGLIPAYETSRHLGVPAIWVEREGGEFRLRRFEIARGARVVIVEDIVTTGLSIRETIDCLRELGAEVVAAACIIDRSAGKTHVGVPLIALAEYEVPAYPADRLPPELAAIPAVKPGSRNI, from the coding sequence ATGAACACCGATGAAGTGCTGGGCATTTTCCGCGAGGCGGGTGCTGTTCTGGAGGGGCATTTCATCTTGACGTCCGGCTTGCGCAGCCCGGTTTTCCTGCAGAAGGCGCGCGTGTTCATGCACGCCGACAAGACCGAGCGGCTGTGCAAGGCGCTGGCGACAAAGATCCGCGCGGCGGTGCCGGGCAAGATCGACTATGTCGTCGGCCCGGCGATCGGTGGCCTGATCCCGGCCTACGAGACCTCGCGCCATCTCGGCGTGCCGGCGATCTGGGTCGAGCGGGAAGGGGGCGAGTTCCGCTTGCGTCGCTTCGAGATCGCGCGCGGCGCGCGTGTCGTCATTGTCGAGGACATCGTCACCACCGGCCTGTCGATCCGCGAAACCATCGACTGCTTGCGCGAGCTTGGCGCCGAAGTGGTCGCCGCCGCCTGCATCATCGACCGTTCGGCCGGCAAGACCCATGTCGGCGTGCCGCTGATCGCGTTGGCCGAGTATGAGGTCCCGGCCTATCCCGCGGACCGGCTGCCGCCGGAGCTTGCCGCCATACCGGCAGTCAAGCCCGGCAGCCGCAACATCTGA
- a CDS encoding RelA/SpoT family protein, with protein MMRQYELVERVQRYKPDVNEALLNKAYVYAMQKHGHQKRASGDPYFSHPLEVAAILTEMHMDEATIAVALLHDTIEDTTATRAEIDDLFGPEMGKLVEGLTKLKKLDLVSKKAEQAENLRKLLLAISEDVRVLLVKLADRLHNMRTLDHMPEAKRLRIAEETMDIYAPLAGRMGMQGMREELEEIAFRFINPEAYRAVTARLAEIFERNKGVLTDIEKALSTLFEKHAINAGVKSRQKKPWSVFRKMEAKALSFEQLSDIFGFRVVVDTVEDCYRALGAIHTTWSMVPGRFKDYISTPKQNDYRSIHTTIVGPSRQRVELQIRTREMNKIAEYGVAAHSIYKDTGGKVNGAAPAISKETNAYAWLRRTIEQLAEGDNPEDFLENTKLELFQDQVFCFTPKGMLIALPRGATPIDFAYAVHTDVGDTCVGAKVNGRIMPLMTELKNGDEVEIIRSKAQVPPAAWESVVVTGKARAAIRRATKNAIRKQYSGLGARILERAFERAGKTFTKDSLKPVLHRLARKDIEDVLASVGRGELASTDVMKAVFPDYKDERVTPAAPKQREEGWSKIRNAAGMLFQIPGRAARKDKDQPRDGAVPIRGVRGDLPVRFAPEGAVPGDRIVGIVQPGTGITIYPIQSPALQAFDDQPERWIDVRWDIDERTKERFPARVSVTAINAPGSLADIAQVVASNDANIHTLSMVRTAPDFTEMLIDLEVWDLKHLNRLLSQLKDNSSVSDARRVNG; from the coding sequence ATGATGCGTCAGTATGAGCTTGTCGAGCGCGTTCAGCGCTACAAGCCTGACGTCAACGAGGCATTGCTCAACAAGGCTTACGTCTATGCCATGCAGAAGCATGGCCACCAGAAGCGCGCTTCCGGCGATCCCTATTTTTCGCATCCGCTCGAAGTCGCGGCGATCCTCACCGAAATGCACATGGACGAGGCGACCATCGCGGTCGCCCTGCTGCATGACACCATCGAGGACACCACGGCGACGCGGGCCGAGATCGACGATCTGTTCGGCCCGGAAATGGGCAAGCTGGTCGAGGGCCTGACCAAGCTTAAGAAGCTGGACCTGGTGTCGAAGAAGGCCGAGCAGGCGGAAAACCTGCGCAAGCTGCTGCTGGCCATCTCGGAGGATGTCCGCGTGCTTCTGGTCAAGCTCGCCGACCGCCTGCACAACATGCGCACCCTCGACCATATGCCGGAGGCCAAGCGCCTGCGCATCGCCGAGGAGACCATGGACATCTATGCGCCGCTGGCCGGGCGCATGGGCATGCAAGGCATGCGCGAGGAGTTGGAAGAGATCGCCTTCCGCTTCATCAATCCGGAAGCCTATCGCGCCGTCACCGCACGGCTTGCCGAGATCTTCGAGCGCAACAAGGGCGTGCTGACCGACATTGAAAAGGCGCTGTCTACGCTGTTCGAGAAGCATGCGATCAATGCTGGCGTCAAAAGCCGCCAGAAAAAGCCGTGGTCGGTGTTCCGCAAGATGGAGGCCAAGGCCCTGTCCTTCGAGCAACTGTCCGACATTTTCGGCTTCCGCGTCGTCGTCGATACGGTTGAGGATTGCTATCGCGCGCTCGGCGCCATCCACACCACATGGTCGATGGTTCCCGGCCGCTTCAAGGATTACATCTCGACGCCGAAGCAGAACGACTACCGCTCGATCCACACCACCATCGTCGGCCCTTCGCGCCAGCGTGTCGAACTGCAGATCCGCACCCGCGAGATGAACAAGATCGCCGAATACGGCGTCGCCGCCCATTCCATCTACAAGGATACCGGCGGCAAGGTGAACGGTGCCGCTCCCGCGATCTCGAAGGAAACCAACGCCTATGCCTGGCTGCGGCGCACCATCGAGCAACTCGCCGAAGGCGACAATCCCGAGGATTTCCTCGAAAACACCAAGCTGGAGCTGTTCCAGGACCAGGTGTTCTGTTTCACGCCGAAGGGCATGCTGATTGCGTTGCCGCGCGGCGCCACGCCCATCGATTTCGCCTACGCGGTGCACACCGATGTCGGCGACACTTGCGTCGGTGCCAAGGTCAACGGCCGCATCATGCCGCTGATGACGGAACTGAAGAATGGCGACGAGGTCGAGATCATCCGCTCCAAGGCGCAGGTGCCCCCCGCCGCCTGGGAATCCGTCGTCGTCACCGGCAAGGCGCGTGCCGCCATCCGCCGGGCCACCAAGAATGCCATCCGCAAGCAGTATTCGGGCCTTGGCGCGCGCATTCTGGAGCGGGCCTTCGAACGGGCCGGCAAGACTTTCACCAAGGATAGCCTGAAGCCGGTGCTGCACAGGCTGGCACGCAAGGACATCGAGGATGTCCTGGCCTCGGTCGGTCGCGGCGAACTGGCCTCGACCGACGTCATGAAGGCGGTGTTCCCCGACTACAAGGACGAGCGTGTCACGCCGGCAGCGCCCAAACAGCGCGAGGAGGGTTGGTCGAAGATCCGCAACGCCGCCGGCATGCTGTTCCAGATACCGGGCCGCGCCGCGCGCAAGGACAAGGACCAGCCGCGCGACGGCGCAGTTCCGATCCGCGGCGTGCGCGGCGATCTACCGGTGCGTTTCGCGCCGGAAGGCGCCGTGCCTGGCGACCGCATCGTCGGCATCGTCCAGCCGGGCACCGGCATTACCATCTATCCGATCCAGTCGCCGGCGCTGCAGGCCTTCGACGACCAGCCCGAGCGCTGGATCGACGTGCGCTGGGACATTGACGAACGCACCAAGGAGCGGTTTCCCGCACGCGTCTCGGTCACCGCTATCAACGCGCCGGGATCGCTCGCCGACATCGCCCAGGTCGTTGCTTCCAACGACGCCAACATCCATACGCTGTCGATGGTGCGCACGGCGCCCGACTTCACCGAAATGCTGATCGATCTCGAGGTCTGGGATCTGAAGCATCTCAACCGGCTGCTGTCGCAGCTCAAGGACAATTCGAGCGTCAGCGATGCACGGCGTGTGAATGGGTGA
- the rpoZ gene encoding DNA-directed RNA polymerase subunit omega, with amino-acid sequence MARVTVEDCIDKVDNRFELVLLAGHRARQISQGAQITVPRDNDKNPVIALREIADETLSPDDLKEDLIHSLQKHVEVDEPEADGEVIADQTGGAVAAADTDDAEENVTFDRMTEEDLLAGIEGLVPPEKSDDY; translated from the coding sequence ATGGCCCGCGTAACCGTTGAAGATTGCATCGACAAGGTCGACAACCGCTTCGAGCTGGTGCTGCTTGCCGGCCACCGCGCTCGCCAGATCAGCCAGGGCGCGCAGATCACCGTGCCGCGCGACAACGACAAGAACCCGGTCATCGCCTTGCGCGAGATCGCCGATGAGACGCTGTCGCCCGACGATCTCAAGGAAGATCTGATCCACTCGCTGCAGAAGCATGTCGAGGTCGATGAGCCCGAGGCCGATGGCGAAGTGATCGCCGACCAGACCGGCGGTGCCGTTGCGGCCGCCGACACCGACGACGCCGAGGAGAATGTCACGTTCGACCGGATGACCGAGGAAGACCTGCTGGCCGGCATCGAGGGTCTGGTGCCGCCGGAAAAGAGCGACGACTACTAA
- a CDS encoding NYN domain-containing protein: MFDPREKIALFIDGANLYATSRALGFDIDYRKLLSSFQKRGYLLRAYYYTALVEDQEYSSIRPLIDWLDYNGFKVVTKPAKEFTDSTGRRKIKGNMDIELTVDALELADVVDHYVIFSGDGDFRTLVEALQRRGRKVSIVSTMASQPPMISDDLRRQADHFIDLVTLKNEVGRDPSERPVRRPEPAEVDEDDY, from the coding sequence ATGTTCGACCCTCGTGAAAAAATCGCCCTGTTCATCGACGGTGCCAATCTCTACGCCACGTCGCGGGCGCTCGGCTTCGACATCGACTATCGCAAGCTCTTGTCGAGCTTCCAGAAGCGCGGCTATCTCCTGCGCGCCTATTATTACACGGCGCTGGTGGAGGATCAGGAATACTCGTCGATCCGCCCCTTGATCGACTGGCTCGACTATAACGGCTTCAAGGTGGTCACCAAACCCGCCAAGGAATTCACCGACTCGACCGGCCGCCGCAAGATCAAGGGCAATATGGACATCGAGCTCACGGTCGACGCGCTGGAGCTCGCCGATGTCGTCGACCACTATGTCATCTTTTCCGGCGACGGCGACTTCCGCACGCTGGTCGAGGCGCTGCAGCGGCGTGGCCGCAAGGTGTCGATCGTCTCGACCATGGCCTCGCAGCCGCCGATGATATCGGACGACCTGCGCCGCCAGGCCGACCATTTCATCGACCTGGTGACGCTGAAGAACGAGGTCGGACGCGATCCCTCGGAGAGGCCCGTGCGCCGGCCCGAGCCGGCCGAAGTCGACGAGGACGACTACTGA
- a CDS encoding uracil-DNA glycosylase, producing the protein MTALSASEPDRDCPLCPRLHDFIAEWRQREPSWFNAPVPTFLPPEGDAAVRLLIVGLAPGLRGANRTGRPFTGDYAGDLLYSTLIAHGFARGEFKARPDDGLELVGTAITNAVRCVPPENKPVGAEIATCRTFLVPTIARFPNLRAVLALGSIAHQSTVRALGGRVAAYPFKHGGQLPAGGITLFSSYHCSRYNTNTGVLTEAMFVRVFSEIAEFLEN; encoded by the coding sequence TTGACGGCCCTTTCCGCTTCCGAGCCGGACCGCGACTGCCCGCTCTGTCCACGGCTGCACGACTTCATCGCCGAATGGCGGCAGCGCGAGCCGTCCTGGTTCAACGCGCCGGTACCGACTTTCTTGCCGCCGGAAGGTGACGCCGCGGTTCGATTGCTGATCGTCGGGCTGGCGCCCGGCCTGCGCGGCGCCAACCGCACCGGGCGTCCCTTCACCGGCGACTATGCCGGCGACCTGCTCTACTCGACGCTGATCGCGCACGGTTTTGCACGTGGCGAGTTCAAGGCGCGGCCCGATGACGGTCTGGAGCTTGTCGGCACGGCGATCACCAATGCGGTGCGCTGCGTGCCGCCGGAGAACAAACCCGTGGGCGCCGAGATCGCCACTTGCCGGACGTTCCTGGTGCCGACGATCGCCCGCTTCCCCAATTTGCGCGCCGTGCTCGCACTGGGATCGATCGCCCACCAGTCGACGGTCCGCGCGCTGGGCGGGCGTGTCGCCGCCTACCCTTTCAAGCATGGCGGACAATTGCCGGCCGGCGGCATCACGCTGTTTTCCAGCTATCACTGCTCTCGGTACAACACCAATACGGGTGTGTTGACGGAAGCGATGTTCGTCAGGGTGTTCAGCGAGATCGCGGAATTCCTGGAGAATTGA
- a CDS encoding Lrp/AsnC family transcriptional regulator has product MNLESGELDAIDRSLLRLLQEDGRRTTLDLAARVGLSPTGTSQRVKRLFRDGFITAVRAVLNPAKIGRGTLVFIEVRLDHTAPHIFDRFAEAVAKAPEVLECHMVVGGFDYLVKARIAEMSDYQDFLKRVILPLPGVKETHTYASIGDVKPDALLPV; this is encoded by the coding sequence GTGAATCTTGAATCAGGCGAACTCGACGCTATCGATCGCAGTCTGCTGCGGCTGCTGCAGGAAGACGGACGCCGCACCACGCTCGATCTGGCGGCGCGCGTCGGCTTGTCGCCGACCGGCACCAGCCAGCGGGTGAAACGCCTGTTCCGCGATGGTTTCATCACCGCCGTCAGGGCCGTGCTCAATCCGGCAAAGATTGGCCGCGGCACGCTTGTCTTCATCGAGGTGCGGCTCGATCACACGGCTCCGCATATCTTCGACCGCTTCGCCGAAGCCGTGGCCAAGGCGCCCGAGGTTCTGGAATGCCATATGGTCGTCGGTGGCTTCGACTATCTGGTGAAGGCGCGCATTGCCGAGATGTCCGACTACCAGGACTTTCTCAAGCGCGTGATCCTGCCGCTTCCCGGAGTGAAGGAGACACATACCTATGCCTCGATCGGCGACGTGAAACCGGATGCCCTGCTGCCGGTGTGA
- a CDS encoding DMT family transporter: MAGVAENTGKARLAIIAGLTMIGIYAVQFVAARFSLREHLTVTDMATLRFAGAGAVFLPIIWRNGFQQLKALGWRRALTLAVLAGLPYPLIINWGLIYAPAVHGAALCPASIVFFSFLLSLFLERASQRRTIGVATIIAGLLLFIAPARAGSHEVLLGDLLFIGSGLMFSAYATLVRQWRIDPVTATAAVVFLSCLPLPFLTLFAPSGLHAAAGAEIAGQVIIQGLLAGAAAMFLYTYIVGQIGSQAASLFMPGVPIATVMVSMAVLGETPTTVQFAAIAIMAAGMGFSATAGRSAQQA; encoded by the coding sequence ATGGCAGGCGTGGCGGAAAACACGGGAAAAGCGAGGCTGGCAATCATCGCCGGGCTGACCATGATCGGCATCTATGCCGTGCAATTCGTCGCCGCCCGCTTCAGCCTAAGGGAACATCTGACGGTGACCGACATGGCGACCCTGCGCTTTGCGGGTGCGGGTGCCGTCTTCCTGCCGATCATCTGGCGAAACGGCTTCCAACAGTTGAAGGCATTGGGTTGGCGGCGGGCCCTGACCTTGGCGGTGCTGGCCGGATTGCCTTATCCGCTGATCATCAATTGGGGCCTGATTTATGCGCCTGCCGTCCATGGCGCGGCACTCTGCCCTGCCTCGATCGTGTTCTTCTCGTTCCTGCTGTCGCTTTTCCTGGAACGCGCTTCGCAGCGGCGGACCATCGGCGTCGCCACCATCATCGCCGGGCTGTTGCTGTTCATCGCGCCGGCGCGCGCCGGCAGCCATGAGGTTCTCCTCGGCGATCTCTTGTTCATAGGATCGGGCCTGATGTTCTCCGCCTATGCAACTCTTGTGCGGCAATGGCGCATCGATCCGGTCACGGCCACCGCGGCCGTCGTTTTTCTATCGTGCCTGCCGTTGCCGTTTCTCACCCTTTTCGCGCCGAGCGGCCTCCATGCCGCGGCAGGCGCGGAAATCGCCGGCCAGGTCATCATCCAGGGCCTTCTTGCAGGTGCGGCCGCCATGTTCCTCTACACCTACATCGTCGGCCAGATCGGGTCGCAGGCGGCATCGCTGTTTATGCCGGGAGTGCCGATCGCCACGGTGATGGTCAGCATGGCCGTGCTTGGCGAAACCCCGACGACCGTCCAGTTCGCGGCGATCGCGATCATGGCCGCGGGGATGGGGTTTTCAGCGACCGCGGGGCGTTCTGCCCAGCAAGCCTGA
- a CDS encoding glycoside hydrolase family 25 protein, with protein MKNRIILWSSVTLVLAALVAGGGFLYFRAYSPDRGKYPLRGIDVSHHQGQIDWRRVAADDVAFAVIKATEGGDHVDDAFDRNLREARAAGLAVGAYHFFTFCRPGADQAKNFISVVPRDQPLLPPVVDVEFGGNCPQRPSPEQLNAELQAFLGPVEAAFGKPAIVYLTDEAEAAYAGQIAARPLWLRSLLVEPDRHDWVYWQYHNRGRIDGIAGDVDLNVLQGGQERLAALLASAH; from the coding sequence TTGAAGAACCGGATCATCCTCTGGAGTTCGGTTACCCTGGTTCTCGCGGCTCTGGTCGCCGGAGGCGGCTTCCTCTACTTCCGCGCCTATTCTCCCGACCGCGGCAAATATCCGCTCAGAGGCATCGACGTTTCCCATCATCAGGGCCAGATCGACTGGCGGCGCGTTGCCGCCGATGATGTCGCCTTCGCCGTCATCAAGGCGACCGAGGGCGGCGATCATGTTGATGATGCCTTTGATCGCAATCTGCGGGAGGCTCGCGCGGCCGGCCTTGCCGTCGGCGCCTATCACTTCTTCACCTTCTGCCGGCCCGGCGCCGATCAGGCGAAGAATTTCATCTCGGTCGTGCCACGCGATCAGCCCTTGCTGCCGCCGGTCGTCGACGTCGAGTTCGGCGGCAATTGTCCGCAGCGCCCGTCGCCCGAACAGTTGAATGCCGAACTCCAGGCCTTCCTCGGACCTGTCGAGGCCGCGTTCGGCAAGCCGGCGATCGTCTATCTGACGGATGAGGCCGAGGCAGCCTATGCCGGGCAGATCGCGGCTCGTCCGCTTTGGCTTCGCTCGCTGCTCGTGGAGCCGGATCGCCACGACTGGGTCTATTGGCAGTATCACAACAGGGGCCGCATCGACGGGATCGCGGGCGATGTCGACCTCAACGTTCTCCAGGGCGGGCAGGAGAGATTGGCGGCGCTGCTTGCATCCGCGCATTGA
- the smpB gene encoding SsrA-binding protein SmpB, translating to MNQVRKADPNNKTVAENRKARFSYEVLDTIETGLVLTGTEVKSLRQGQANIQDSYASVEGGEIWLINSYLPEYLQANRFNHEPRRRRKLLLNKREMAKLAQSVDREGMTLVPLKIYFNDQGRAKLLLAVGRGKKLHDKRETEKQRDWSREKGRLLKERG from the coding sequence ATGAATCAAGTCAGAAAAGCCGATCCCAACAACAAGACCGTTGCGGAAAACCGCAAGGCGCGGTTTTCCTATGAGGTGCTCGACACGATCGAGACTGGCCTTGTGCTGACCGGCACCGAGGTCAAGTCGCTGCGCCAGGGCCAGGCCAATATCCAGGACAGCTACGCTTCGGTCGAGGGCGGCGAGATCTGGCTGATCAACTCCTACCTGCCGGAATATTTGCAGGCCAACCGCTTCAACCACGAGCCTAGGCGCCGCCGCAAACTCCTGCTCAACAAGCGCGAGATGGCAAAGCTGGCGCAGAGTGTCGACCGCGAAGGCATGACCCTGGTGCCGCTGAAGATCTATTTCAACGACCAGGGCCGCGCCAAGCTGCTGCTTGCCGTCGGTCGCGGCAAGAAGCTGCACGACAAGCGCGAGACCGAGAAGCAGCGCGACTGGTCGCGTGAAAAGGGCCGGCTTTTGAAGGAGCGCGGGTGA
- the dapA gene encoding 4-hydroxy-tetrahydrodipicolinate synthase, producing MLRGSLTALVTPFEKSGRFDEKAFRAFVEWQLGEGTAGLVPVGTTGESPTLSHDEHRHVVKVCIEVAKGRAPVVAGAGSNNTDEAVGLVQYAEKAGADAALVVTPYYNKPTQRGLYEHFAAVARATKLPIIIYNIPPRSVIDMMPETMGRLAHDFKNIVGVKDATGKVERVSEQRMTCGKDFIQLSGEDASALGFNAHGGVGCISVTSNVAPRLCAEFQEATLSGDSAKALELQDRLLPLHKAIFIEPGVSGAKYALSKLGKVENVLRSPLVTVEPSTAEKIDAAMKHAGLIN from the coding sequence ATGCTGAGAGGCTCGCTTACTGCGCTCGTGACACCGTTCGAAAAGAGCGGGCGTTTCGACGAGAAAGCCTTTCGCGCGTTTGTCGAATGGCAGCTCGGCGAGGGCACGGCGGGCCTGGTCCCGGTCGGCACCACGGGCGAGTCGCCGACGCTGTCGCATGACGAGCATCGCCACGTCGTCAAGGTCTGCATCGAGGTGGCCAAGGGCCGCGCTCCTGTCGTCGCCGGCGCCGGTTCCAACAACACCGATGAGGCCGTTGGGCTCGTGCAATATGCCGAGAAGGCCGGCGCCGATGCCGCTTTGGTCGTCACGCCCTATTACAACAAGCCGACGCAGCGCGGGCTCTACGAGCACTTTGCCGCCGTCGCCAGGGCGACCAAGCTGCCGATCATCATCTACAACATCCCGCCGCGCTCGGTCATCGACATGATGCCGGAGACGATGGGACGGCTGGCGCATGACTTCAAGAACATCGTCGGCGTCAAGGATGCGACCGGCAAGGTCGAGCGTGTTTCCGAGCAGCGCATGACTTGCGGCAAGGATTTCATCCAGCTTTCCGGCGAGGATGCCTCCGCGCTCGGCTTCAACGCGCATGGCGGTGTCGGCTGCATCTCGGTGACGTCCAATGTCGCGCCGCGGCTCTGCGCCGAGTTCCAGGAAGCGACGCTCTCCGGCGACAGCGCCAAGGCACTGGAATTGCAGGACCGTCTGTTGCCGCTGCACAAGGCCATTTTCATCGAGCCCGGCGTTTCCGGCGCCAAATACGCGCTGTCGAAGCTCGGCAAGGTCGAGAACGTGCTGCGTTCGCCATTGGTTACGGTCGAGCCTTCGACAGCTGAAAAGATCGATGCGGCCATGAAGCACGCCGGCTTGATTAATTAG